One [Clostridium] saccharolyticum WM1 DNA segment encodes these proteins:
- a CDS encoding energy-coupling factor transporter transmembrane component T family protein: MLKDITLGQYYPVDSMLHRLDPRTKLFGTMVFILSLFIANNLWAYLTASFFLVMAIRLSRVPFKFMVRGLKAIVFLLLISVSFNLFLTPGEPIIRLGFLKLTKEGVKTAAFMGVRLIYLVVGSSIMTLTTTPNQLTDGLEKSLGFLKKAGVPVHEVSMMMSIALRFIPILVEETDKIMKAQMARGADFETGNLIQKAKNMIPLLVPLFISAFRRATDLAMAMEARCYRGGEGRTKMKPLRYGKQDGIAYLVYLVYLAAIVGPGIIG; the protein is encoded by the coding sequence ATGCTGAAAGATATTACTTTAGGGCAGTATTATCCGGTGGATTCCATGCTACACAGACTGGATCCCCGGACAAAGCTGTTTGGGACGATGGTTTTCATCCTATCCCTTTTTATTGCAAATAATTTATGGGCCTATTTGACTGCTTCTTTTTTTCTGGTCATGGCCATCCGTTTAAGCAGGGTTCCTTTTAAGTTCATGGTACGGGGATTAAAGGCGATAGTATTCCTGCTTCTCATCAGCGTCAGCTTTAATTTGTTCCTGACACCGGGAGAACCCATCATCCGTCTGGGATTTTTGAAGCTGACAAAGGAAGGCGTTAAAACAGCGGCCTTCATGGGAGTCCGGCTTATTTACCTGGTGGTAGGTTCTTCCATCATGACCCTTACTACGACCCCTAACCAGCTTACCGATGGTCTGGAAAAGAGCCTTGGGTTTCTAAAGAAGGCAGGAGTTCCGGTCCATGAGGTATCCATGATGATGTCCATTGCCTTGAGATTCATTCCCATCCTAGTAGAGGAAACCGATAAAATCATGAAGGCTCAGATGGCCAGAGGGGCCGATTTTGAGACCGGGAATCTGATCCAGAAGGCAAAGAACATGATCCCCCTTTTGGTACCTTTATTTATTTCCGCTTTCCGCCGGGCCACGGATCTGGCCATGGCCATGGAAGCCAGATGCTACCGGGGAGGGGAGGGGAGGACAAAAATGAAGCCCCTCCGGTACGGGAAACAGGATGGGATCGCCTATCTGGTGTATCTGGTATATCTGGCTGCCATCGTGGGACCAGGCATCATTGGATAA
- a CDS encoding energy-coupling factor transporter ATPase — MAIKAEHLNYVYGLGTAFEQRALKDVNLEIKDGEFVGLIGHTGSGKSTLIQHLNGLMKATDGVIYYNGRNIYETGYDLRALRSKVGLVFQYPEHQLFEINVFTDVCFGPKNQGLSKQEAEKRAKEALTMVGLDESFYSRSPFELSGGQKRRVAIAGVLAMEPDVLILDEPTAGLDPRGRDEILDQIERLHKERNMTIVLVSHSMEDIARYVDRILVMNHGEKVFDDTPKEVFKHYKELEAIGLAAPQVTYVIHSLRDHGVPIDNNITTVEEARDEILRLLGN, encoded by the coding sequence ATGGCAATTAAAGCAGAGCATTTAAATTATGTTTACGGACTTGGGACAGCCTTTGAACAGAGGGCATTAAAGGATGTAAACCTGGAAATAAAAGATGGGGAATTCGTAGGTCTGATCGGACACACAGGCTCTGGAAAGTCCACACTGATCCAGCACTTAAACGGATTGATGAAAGCTACTGATGGTGTCATCTATTATAATGGAAGAAACATTTATGAGACAGGGTACGATTTACGGGCTTTAAGAAGCAAGGTGGGGCTTGTATTCCAGTATCCTGAGCATCAGCTTTTTGAGATTAATGTGTTTACGGACGTATGTTTTGGACCAAAGAATCAGGGGCTTTCCAAGCAGGAAGCTGAGAAACGGGCAAAGGAAGCACTGACCATGGTAGGGCTTGATGAAAGCTTTTATAGCCGGTCTCCCTTTGAGCTTTCCGGAGGCCAGAAGCGGAGAGTGGCCATTGCAGGCGTTTTGGCCATGGAGCCTGATGTGCTCATTCTGGATGAGCCTACAGCAGGCCTGGACCCTAGAGGGAGAGATGAGATCCTGGATCAGATCGAAAGACTTCATAAGGAAAGAAACATGACCATTGTACTGGTTTCCCACAGCATGGAGGACATTGCCCGGTATGTGGACCGGATCCTGGTCATGAACCATGGGGAAAAAGTGTTTGATGATACGCCCAAAGAGGTATTCAAGCATTATAAGGAGCTGGAAGCCATAGGGCTTGCTGCGCCCCAGGTCACTTATGTGATCCATTCCCTGCGGGATCACGGTGTCCCCATTGATAATAACATTACAACCGTAGAAGAAGCCAGAGACGAGATTTTACGCCTTCTGGGAAATTAG
- a CDS encoding energy-coupling factor transporter ATPase, protein MGIIKTSKLIFDYIRRDEEENIEEIKRAIDGVSLDIKAGQFVAILGHNGSGKSTFAKQLDGILLPTEGTVWIQGMDTSVEENLWEVRKKTGMVFQNPDNQIIGNIVEEDVGFGPENQGVPTAEIWKRVDESLESVGMAAFRLKSPNKLSGGQKQRVAIAGVMAMRPQCIVLDEPTAMLDPNGRKEVVKTVRELNRKEGITVLLITHYMEEVIDADRVIVMDKGKVVMDGNPKEIFSRVEELKSFRLDVPSVTELAYELKKNGVELPDGILTLEELMENLLPKFAERFPGTVTLWNGVRDGN, encoded by the coding sequence ATGGGAATAATAAAAACGTCTAAACTGATATTTGATTATATCAGAAGAGATGAGGAAGAAAATATTGAAGAGATTAAACGTGCCATCGACGGCGTCAGCCTGGATATTAAGGCAGGGCAGTTTGTGGCCATCCTTGGACACAATGGTTCTGGAAAATCTACCTTTGCCAAGCAACTGGACGGGATCCTGCTTCCTACGGAAGGTACTGTGTGGATCCAGGGAATGGATACTTCCGTAGAAGAAAATTTATGGGAAGTGAGGAAAAAGACTGGAATGGTGTTCCAGAATCCAGATAACCAGATCATTGGAAATATTGTGGAGGAAGATGTGGGATTTGGCCCAGAGAACCAGGGTGTTCCTACGGCTGAGATATGGAAGCGGGTGGACGAGAGCCTGGAAAGCGTTGGAATGGCAGCCTTCCGGTTAAAGTCCCCCAATAAGCTTTCCGGGGGCCAGAAGCAAAGGGTTGCCATAGCAGGTGTTATGGCCATGCGGCCTCAGTGCATTGTTCTGGACGAGCCTACGGCCATGCTGGACCCCAATGGACGGAAGGAAGTTGTGAAGACGGTCAGGGAATTAAACAGGAAGGAAGGGATAACGGTCCTTTTGATTACCCATTATATGGAAGAGGTCATCGATGCGGACCGGGTTATTGTCATGGACAAAGGCAAAGTGGTTATGGACGGCAATCCTAAGGAAATCTTTTCAAGGGTAGAGGAACTGAAATCCTTCCGCCTGGATGTTCCTTCGGTAACGGAGCTGGCCTATGAACTTAAAAAGAACGGCGTAGAATTACCGGACGGGATACTGACACTGGAAGAGCTGATGGAAAATCTTCTGCCCAAATTTGCAGAGCGTTTTCCTGGAACGGTGACTTTGTGGAATGGAGTAAGGGATGGCAATTAA
- a CDS encoding N-acetylmuramoyl-L-alanine amidase family protein, whose protein sequence is MKWMQGKKKWLVLLCAFMVLGTGMTVPASGSLKIRLDHGSKTSWTEGIQVPEVTVNYTEESPNWSKEVDDWVPGKKVTGTIRVNGTYTRSDCTVYGGSLVSVKAEDGETVIKVSYVPVAMLESSERAGWSDTAKTKASWKKVPFASRYQVILYKEGGIWIKSLTTSSTSVDLLQYMEGGYKYYYTVKAILKDSSEDDYLKEGEVTTSDDSVVQELGETSGTWAEYQNGKKYRGEDGNYVVGQWKMVGGKWYHFNNDGYAAVGWQYIGNKWYYMGTDAQMLTGWQQVNGKWYYLNTDGGMATGWIQPQPGKWYYLYSDGSMAVNTKVEGIYQMDGSGLWVP, encoded by the coding sequence ATGAAGTGGATGCAGGGTAAAAAGAAGTGGCTGGTGCTTTTATGCGCCTTCATGGTCCTGGGAACAGGGATGACGGTCCCGGCTTCCGGAAGCCTGAAGATCCGCCTGGATCATGGGAGTAAGACCAGCTGGACGGAAGGGATCCAGGTACCTGAAGTAACGGTCAATTATACAGAGGAAAGCCCTAATTGGAGCAAGGAAGTGGATGACTGGGTTCCCGGAAAGAAGGTCACCGGCACCATAAGAGTGAACGGTACTTATACCAGATCCGATTGTACCGTTTATGGAGGAAGCCTGGTCTCTGTTAAGGCTGAGGATGGGGAAACTGTTATTAAGGTTTCTTACGTTCCGGTTGCTATGCTGGAAAGTTCGGAAAGAGCCGGCTGGAGTGATACCGCGAAAACAAAGGCTTCCTGGAAGAAAGTACCTTTTGCGTCCAGGTATCAGGTGATTCTGTACAAGGAAGGCGGAATCTGGATCAAGAGCCTGACCACTTCCTCCACTTCTGTGGATCTTTTGCAGTACATGGAGGGAGGCTATAAGTATTATTATACCGTAAAGGCAATCTTAAAGGACTCTTCTGAAGACGATTATTTAAAAGAAGGAGAAGTGACCACCTCCGATGATTCTGTGGTTCAGGAACTGGGAGAAACTTCAGGAACCTGGGCAGAGTATCAGAACGGCAAAAAGTACCGGGGCGAGGATGGAAACTACGTTGTCGGCCAGTGGAAGATGGTCGGCGGAAAATGGTACCATTTTAACAATGATGGCTACGCAGCCGTGGGCTGGCAGTATATAGGAAATAAATGGTATTATATGGGGACAGATGCCCAGATGCTGACCGGTTGGCAGCAGGTAAACGGGAAATGGTATTACTTAAATACGGACGGCGGCATGGCTACCGGCTGGATCCAGCCCCAGCCTGGAAAATGGTATTATCTCTATAGTGACGGCAGTATGGCGGTGAATACGAAGGTTGAAGGTATTTACCAGATGGATGGCTCCGGACTTTGGGTCCCGTAA
- a CDS encoding N-acetylmuramoyl-L-alanine amidase family protein, with protein sequence MRHFKRLAALASIVSLLGLSIPFESLAAVKTISSVTIYAGLEELASGDTLPAESSFKTNEGTGNYVYTNNDKYEVSDLDWITSDTKEMKVGSEPKMKVTLRATNSDEYAFKGGYQSSNISIKGGTYVSASRSGSDTLYVTFTFKPIKGSYDSPEDAYWRESGYGNAKWSSVDNSSGTYDVYLYRGSNIVKKVEKLKATSYNFYPYMTKAGTYSFKVRTVANTESEQKYGKNSDWTESDEVYLPQEKVSDGSGQDNGTPVSGQVGWIKNGNSWYYRYPDGTYHKNNWAKINNKWYLFDSNGAMVTGWQQRNNVWYLLNSDGTMTTGWVASNNKWYYLNPSATSGVEGAMMIGWINYNNKWYYTDQTGAMQEGWKQVDGNWYYFYPGEGSKAVNTTISGFPVDGNGIWRK encoded by the coding sequence ATGAGACATTTTAAACGGTTAGCTGCATTGGCTTCTATCGTGAGCCTGCTGGGACTGAGCATCCCATTTGAATCTCTGGCTGCTGTGAAGACCATATCATCAGTGACCATTTACGCAGGACTGGAGGAGCTTGCCTCAGGAGATACTCTGCCAGCGGAAAGTAGTTTCAAAACGAATGAAGGAACGGGGAATTACGTTTATACCAATAACGACAAATACGAAGTATCGGATTTGGACTGGATCACATCTGATACGAAGGAAATGAAGGTTGGTTCCGAACCGAAGATGAAGGTTACCTTAAGGGCAACAAATTCTGATGAATATGCTTTTAAGGGCGGATATCAGTCAAGCAACATTTCCATTAAGGGCGGAACTTATGTTTCAGCCAGCCGTTCAGGGTCGGATACCTTGTATGTTACTTTTACCTTTAAACCGATAAAGGGTAGTTATGATTCACCGGAGGATGCATATTGGAGGGAGTCCGGATACGGCAACGCCAAGTGGAGCTCTGTGGATAACAGTTCAGGTACTTATGACGTTTATTTATACAGAGGAAGCAATATTGTTAAAAAGGTTGAGAAGCTTAAGGCTACTTCCTATAATTTTTATCCTTATATGACTAAGGCAGGTACCTACAGCTTTAAAGTGCGTACCGTAGCGAATACGGAGAGCGAGCAGAAGTACGGAAAGAACAGTGACTGGACGGAATCTGATGAAGTTTATCTGCCGCAGGAAAAGGTATCAGACGGAAGCGGACAGGATAACGGCACTCCCGTAAGCGGGCAGGTAGGCTGGATCAAAAACGGCAATTCCTGGTATTACCGCTATCCGGATGGGACCTACCATAAGAACAACTGGGCGAAGATCAATAATAAGTGGTATTTGTTTGATTCCAACGGTGCTATGGTAACCGGCTGGCAGCAGAGGAATAATGTATGGTATTTATTAAACAGCGACGGAACTATGACAACTGGATGGGTGGCTTCTAATAATAAGTGGTATTATTTGAATCCTTCTGCTACCAGCGGGGTAGAGGGAGCTATGATGATCGGCTGGATCAATTATAATAATAAATGGTATTATACGGATCAAACAGGTGCCATGCAGGAAGGCTGGAAGCAGGTAGACGGAAACTGGTATTATTTCTATCCGGGTGAGGGATCAAAGGCTGTTAATACTACAATCAGCGGATTCCCGGTAGACGGCAACGGCATATGGCGGAAGTAA
- a CDS encoding bL17 family ribosomal protein has product MAGYRKLGKTSSQRKALIRSQVTALLYNGKIVTTEARAKEIRKVAEGLIALAVKEKDNFETVKVTAKVARKDKDGKRVKEVVNGKKVTVYDEVEKEIKKDLPSRLHARRQMLKVLYDVTEVPAQAAGRKKNTKSVDLPKKLFEEVGPKYVSRNGGYTRIVKIGQRKGDGAMAVVLELV; this is encoded by the coding sequence ATGGCAGGATATAGAAAGCTGGGAAAAACTTCCAGCCAGAGAAAAGCATTAATCAGAAGCCAGGTAACTGCATTATTATATAATGGCAAAATCGTGACAACAGAGGCAAGAGCAAAAGAGATCCGCAAAGTGGCTGAAGGCCTCATTGCTTTAGCAGTAAAAGAGAAAGACAATTTTGAGACTGTTAAGGTTACCGCAAAAGTTGCACGTAAAGATAAAGACGGCAAGAGAGTGAAAGAAGTTGTAAACGGCAAGAAAGTTACCGTATACGATGAAGTGGAGAAAGAGATTAAAAAAGACCTTCCTTCCAGACTTCACGCAAGAAGACAGATGTTAAAGGTTCTTTATGATGTAACAGAGGTTCCGGCTCAGGCTGCAGGAAGAAAGAAAAATACGAAATCTGTAGATCTGCCAAAGAAGCTGTTTGAAGAAGTTGGGCCAAAGTACGTATCCCGCAACGGTGGTTATACACGTATCGTTAAGATCGGCCAGCGTAAGGGCGACGGAGCTATGGCAGTGGTTCTTGAACTGGTATAA
- a CDS encoding DNA-directed RNA polymerase subunit alpha, producing the protein MFDFEKPNIEIAEISEDKKYGKFVVEPLERGYGTTLGNSLRRIMLSSLPGAAVSQVKIDGVLHEFSSIPGVKEDVTEIIMNIKSLSIKNNSDTNEAKVAYIEFEGEGVITAADIQADPDIEIMNPEQVIATLSGGTDSKFYMELTITKGRGYVSADKNKSEDLPIGVIAVDSIYTPVERVNMTVENTRVGQVTDYDKLTLDVFTNGTSAPDEAVSLAAKVLSEHLNLFIDLSENAKTAEVMVEKEDNEKEKVLEMNIDELELSVRSYNCLKRAGINTVEELCNRTSEDMMKVRNLGRKSLEEVLAKLKELGLQLNPSDDASV; encoded by the coding sequence GTGTTCGATTTTGAAAAACCAAACATTGAGATTGCTGAAATCTCAGAAGACAAAAAATATGGCAAATTTGTAGTTGAACCGCTTGAAAGAGGTTATGGCACGACTTTAGGAAATTCCTTAAGAAGAATCATGCTTTCTTCCTTACCGGGCGCTGCAGTCAGTCAGGTAAAAATCGACGGCGTTTTGCATGAATTCAGTTCTATTCCAGGTGTTAAGGAAGATGTGACTGAGATCATCATGAACATCAAGAGCTTATCTATTAAAAATAACAGCGATACCAACGAAGCAAAGGTTGCGTACATTGAGTTTGAAGGCGAAGGCGTTATTACGGCTGCGGATATTCAGGCAGATCCTGATATTGAAATTATGAACCCGGAGCAGGTCATCGCCACCTTAAGCGGCGGTACGGACAGCAAGTTCTATATGGAACTTACCATTACCAAGGGCCGCGGCTATGTAAGCGCAGACAAGAATAAGAGTGAAGATTTACCGATTGGCGTGATTGCCGTTGATTCTATTTATACACCAGTGGAGCGCGTCAATATGACGGTAGAAAACACACGAGTAGGTCAGGTTACCGATTATGATAAGCTGACTTTAGACGTATTTACAAATGGTACATCGGCACCGGATGAGGCGGTCAGCCTTGCCGCAAAGGTGCTCAGTGAACATTTGAACCTGTTCATTGATTTATCCGAGAATGCTAAGACTGCAGAAGTCATGGTGGAAAAAGAGGATAATGAAAAGGAAAAGGTTCTGGAGATGAACATTGATGAACTGGAGCTTTCTGTCCGTTCATACAACTGTCTGAAGAGAGCCGGTATCAATACGGTAGAAGAACTGTGCAACCGTACCTCTGAAGATATGATGAAGGTTCGAAACCTTGGCCGCAAATCCTTAGAAGAAGTGCTGGCCAAATTAAAAGAGTTAGGCTTGCAGCTTAACCCAAGTGATGATGCCAGTGTGTAA
- the rpsD gene encoding 30S ribosomal protein S4 translates to MAVDRVPVLKRCRSLGLDPIYLGIDKKSNRELKRANRKMSEYGIQLREKQKAKFIYGVLEKPFRNYYAKASRMNGLVGENLMILLERRLDNVVFRMGFGRTRRETRQMVDHKSILVNGKCVNIPSYLIKAGDVIEVKEKSKANARFKSVQEATAGRMVPAWLDVDHENLRGTVKEFPTRDEIDVPVNEMLIVELYSK, encoded by the coding sequence GTGGCAGTTGACAGAGTTCCTGTTCTTAAAAGATGTAGATCCCTTGGTCTTGATCCAATCTATTTAGGAATAGATAAAAAATCAAACAGAGAATTAAAAAGAGCTAACAGAAAGATGAGTGAATATGGCATTCAGCTTAGAGAAAAGCAGAAAGCCAAATTCATCTACGGAGTTCTTGAGAAACCTTTCCGTAACTACTATGCCAAGGCTTCCAGAATGAATGGTCTGGTAGGTGAAAACCTGATGATCCTTCTGGAAAGAAGACTTGACAATGTGGTATTCCGTATGGGATTCGGTAGAACAAGAAGAGAGACCAGACAGATGGTTGACCACAAGAGCATTCTTGTAAACGGCAAGTGCGTAAACATTCCTTCCTATTTAATTAAGGCTGGGGACGTGATCGAAGTAAAAGAGAAGAGCAAAGCCAACGCAAGATTTAAAAGTGTTCAAGAAGCAACCGCAGGACGTATGGTTCCGGCATGGCTTGATGTTGACCATGAGAATTTACGTGGTACTGTAAAAGAGTTTCCAACAAGAGATGAGATTGATGTTCCGGTGAATGAAATGCTTATCGTCGAGTTGTACTCCAAATAA
- the rpsK gene encoding 30S ribosomal protein S11 → MAKKVSTTKKVTKKRVKKNVERGQAHIQSSFNNTIVTLTDTQGNALSWASAGGLGFRGSRKSTPYAAQMAAETATKAALVHGLKSVDVMVKGPGSGREAAIRALQACGLEVTSIKDVTPVPHNGCRPPKRRRV, encoded by the coding sequence ATGGCTAAAAAAGTGTCCACTACTAAAAAAGTGACAAAAAAGCGCGTAAAGAAAAACGTTGAACGCGGACAAGCACATATCCAGTCATCTTTTAATAACACGATTGTGACATTAACAGATACACAGGGAAATGCATTATCCTGGGCAAGTGCTGGTGGTCTTGGCTTCAGAGGTTCAAGGAAATCTACTCCATATGCAGCTCAGATGGCGGCAGAAACTGCTACTAAGGCAGCTCTTGTACATGGTTTAAAATCAGTAGACGTTATGGTTAAAGGTCCTGGTTCAGGCCGTGAAGCAGCTATTCGTGCACTTCAGGCATGCGGTTTAGAAGTAACCAGCATTAAGGATGTAACACCGGTTCCGCATAACGGATGTCGTCCACCAAAACGTAGAAGAGTCTAA
- the rpsM gene encoding 30S ribosomal protein S13, translating into MARISGVDLPREKRVEIGLTYIYGIGRTSSNRILTEAGVNPDTRVKDLTDDEVKRISAVIGDSQIVEGDLRREIAMNIKRLQEIGCYRGIRHRKSLPVRGQKTKTNARTRKGPRKTVANKKK; encoded by the coding sequence ATGGCTCGTATTTCAGGTGTTGATTTACCAAGAGAAAAACGTGTTGAGATCGGCTTGACCTATATCTACGGTATCGGCAGAACAAGTTCAAACCGCATCCTGACAGAGGCTGGCGTTAATCCTGACACTCGTGTTAAGGACTTAACAGACGACGAAGTAAAGAGAATTTCAGCAGTGATTGGTGATTCTCAGATTGTTGAAGGTGATTTACGCAGAGAAATCGCTATGAACATCAAGAGACTTCAGGAAATCGGATGCTACCGCGGAATCCGTCATAGAAAGAGCCTGCCTGTTCGTGGTCAGAAAACAAAGACCAACGCAAGAACTCGTAAGGGTCCAAGAAAGACTGTAGCAAACAAGAAGAAATAA
- the rpmJ gene encoding 50S ribosomal protein L36, giving the protein MKVRSSVKPICEKCKIIKRKGSIRVICENPKHKQRQG; this is encoded by the coding sequence GTGAAGGTTAGATCATCAGTCAAACCGATTTGCGAAAAGTGCAAAATCATCAAGAGAAAAGGCAGTATCAGAGTAATCTGTGAAAATCCTAAGCATAAGCAGAGACAAGGTTAA
- the infA gene encoding translation initiation factor IF-1, whose protein sequence is MSKADVIEIEGTVVEKLPNAMFQVELENGHQVLAHISGKLRMNYIRILPGDKVTIEMSPYDLSKGRIIWRDK, encoded by the coding sequence ATGTCAAAAGCAGATGTTATTGAAATTGAAGGAACCGTTGTGGAGAAGCTTCCCAATGCCATGTTCCAGGTAGAACTGGAAAATGGCCATCAGGTACTGGCTCACATCAGCGGAAAACTTCGCATGAACTACATTCGTATTTTACCGGGAGATAAAGTGACCATTGAGATGTCCCCCTATGATTTAAGCAAGGGAAGGATCATCTGGAGAGACAAATAA
- a CDS encoding KOW domain-containing RNA-binding protein, with the protein MTLGLGTGAFVKSVAGHDKGGYFFIIREEGEYIYLVDGKYRRLDCPKKKKKKHVEPLLWEKHSPGVKIRENKSVTDEEIKHFIRWFKREEQVVRR; encoded by the coding sequence ATGACGTTAGGTTTAGGTACCGGGGCATTTGTAAAGTCTGTGGCAGGACACGATAAAGGCGGTTATTTCTTCATAATACGGGAGGAAGGGGAATATATTTATCTGGTGGACGGAAAATACAGACGTCTTGACTGCCCGAAGAAGAAAAAGAAGAAGCATGTGGAACCCCTTTTATGGGAGAAACATTCCCCTGGAGTGAAAATCAGGGAAAATAAATCAGTCACCGATGAAGAAATCAAACATTTCATCAGATGGTTCAAAAGAGAAGAACAGGTTGTTAGGAGGTAA
- the map gene encoding type I methionyl aminopeptidase has translation MSVTIKSAREIELMREAGKILCKTHEELSKALKPGMTTWDIDHLGEEIIRSYGCTPSFLHYNGYPASICVSVNDEVVHGIPSKKRVLMDGDIVSLDAGVIYKGYHSDAARTYGIGEITPFAGQLIEVTRQCFFEGIKFAKSGNHLNDISSAIQKYAEQFGFGVVRDLVGHGIGSHLHEEPEVPNFARKRRGIKLKPGMTLAIEPMINGGTPEVAWLDDDWTVVTEDGNLSAHYENTVLITEGEPEILSLVSHVC, from the coding sequence ATGTCAGTTACGATTAAATCTGCAAGAGAGATAGAACTTATGAGAGAGGCTGGAAAGATTCTTTGTAAAACACACGAAGAACTTTCAAAAGCCTTGAAACCGGGAATGACAACCTGGGATATCGATCATCTGGGAGAAGAAATCATAAGGAGCTACGGCTGTACGCCCTCTTTCCTTCATTATAACGGTTATCCTGCCTCCATCTGTGTCTCCGTTAATGATGAAGTGGTCCATGGGATTCCAAGCAAGAAGCGGGTTCTCATGGATGGCGATATCGTAAGTCTGGATGCCGGGGTTATTTACAAAGGATACCATTCCGATGCGGCAAGGACTTACGGGATCGGGGAGATCACTCCTTTCGCAGGGCAGCTCATAGAAGTGACAAGACAATGTTTCTTTGAAGGGATTAAATTTGCAAAATCTGGCAATCATCTGAATGATATATCTTCTGCAATCCAGAAATATGCGGAACAATTTGGGTTTGGAGTTGTACGGGATCTGGTAGGTCATGGAATCGGCTCTCATCTCCATGAGGAGCCTGAGGTGCCTAATTTTGCACGGAAGAGACGGGGAATCAAATTAAAGCCGGGAATGACCCTGGCCATCGAACCTATGATCAATGGGGGGACGCCAGAGGTGGCATGGCTTGATGATGATTGGACCGTGGTAACAGAGGATGGAAACCTTTCCGCCCATTACGAAAATACCGTATTGATCACGGAGGGGGAGCCGGAGATCCTTTCTCTGGTTTCCCATGTCTGCTGA
- a CDS encoding adenylate kinase yields MRIIMLGAPGAGKGTQAKKIAEKYQIPHISTGDIFRSNIKEGTELGRKAKEYMDQGALVPDELTIGMLMDRIRKGDCAKGYVLDGFPRTIPQAESLKKALSEMEQKIDFAINVDVPDEKIIDRMAGRRACIACGATYHIVYNPSRVPDVCDVCGAGLVLRNDDKPETVKKRLSVYHDQTKPLIDYYKEAGVLVNIDGTQELNKVFSDIADLLGA; encoded by the coding sequence ATGAGAATTATCATGTTAGGTGCTCCTGGTGCCGGAAAAGGCACCCAGGCAAAAAAGATTGCTGAAAAGTATCAGATTCCCCATATTTCTACCGGAGATATTTTCCGCTCCAATATAAAAGAGGGAACAGAGTTAGGCAGGAAGGCAAAGGAATACATGGATCAGGGTGCACTTGTGCCCGATGAACTGACCATTGGAATGCTCATGGACCGTATCCGGAAAGGTGACTGTGCAAAGGGATACGTACTGGATGGTTTCCCAAGGACTATTCCTCAGGCGGAAAGCCTTAAAAAGGCCCTTTCTGAGATGGAACAGAAGATTGACTTTGCGATTAATGTGGATGTGCCGGATGAGAAGATTATAGACAGAATGGCGGGCCGCCGTGCCTGTATTGCCTGCGGGGCTACATACCACATTGTGTATAATCCAAGCAGAGTTCCCGATGTATGTGACGTATGCGGGGCAGGCCTAGTCCTGCGGAATGATGATAAGCCGGAAACCGTTAAAAAGCGTTTGTCGGTATACCATGATCAGACAAAGCCTCTGATCGATTATTATAAGGAAGCAGGTGTGCTTGTGAATATCGATGGAACACAGGAATTAAATAAGGTGTTCTCGGACATCGCTGACCTTTTAGGAGCATAG